A region of the Pseudomonas sp. J452 genome:
GATAACAACCAGCCGGTGGAATACGACCAACCCCTGTTCACCATCGTTTGATGCGCGGGGAGCCTGTGATGCAGAAGCTGGAAAAAGTCCTGATCGCCAACCGTGGCGAAATTGCCCTGCGCATCCTGCGCGCCTGCAAGGAGCTGGGCATCAAGACGGTGGCCGTGCACTCCACCGCCGACCGTGAGCTGATGCACCTGGGCCTGGCCGACGAGTCCGTCTGCATTGGCCCGGCATCGGGCGCACTGTCCTACCTGAACATTCCGGCGATCATCAGCGCCGCCGAAGTCACCGGCGCCACGGCGATTCACCCGGGCTACGGCTTCCTCGCGGAAAACGCCGACTTCGCCGAACAGGTGGAGAACTCCGGCTTCGCCTTTATCGGCCCGAAAGCCGACACCATTCGCCTGATGGGCGACAAGGTGTGCGCCAAGGCCGCCATGATCAAATCCGGCGTCCCCGTGGTCCCCGGTTCCGACGGCCCGCTGCCGGAGGACGAGGAAACCGCCCTGCGCATTGCCCGCGAAGTCGGCTACCCGGTGATCATCAAGGCCGCTGGCGGCGGCGGTGGTCGCGGCATGCGCGTGGTGCACAAGGAAGAAGACCTGATCAAATCGGCCAAGCTGACCCGCACCGAAGCCGGTGCCGCGTTCGGCAACCCGATGGTCTATCTGGAGAAGTTCCTCGGCAACCCGCGTCATGTGGAAGTCCAGGTGCTCTCCGACGGCCAGGGCAACGCCGTGCATCTGGGCGACCGCGACTGCTCGCTGCAGCGCCGTCACCAGAAGGTGCTGGAAGAAGCGCCAGCCCCGGGCATCGACGAGAAGGCTCGTACCGAAGTGCTGAAACGCTGCGTCGATGCCTGCATCGAGATCGGCTACCGCGGTGCCGGCACCTTCGAGTTCCTCTATGAAGACGGCCGTTTCTACTTCATCGAGATGAACACCCGCGTGCAGGTCGAACATCCGGTCACCGAGATGGTCACAGGCATCGACATCGTCAAGGAGATGCTCAGCATCGCCGCCGGCAACAAGCTGTCGATCAAGCAGAGCGACGTGGTTATCCGCGGTCACGCCCTGGAGTGCCGGATCAACGCCGAAGACCCGGACAACTTCATGCCCTGCCCGGGCAAGGTCAAGCACTACCACGCCCCGGGTGGCAACGGTGTACGCGTCGATTCGCACCTGTACAGCGGCTACGCGGTACCGCCGAACTACGACTCGCTGATCGGCAAGCTGATCACCTACGGCAAGGATCGCGCCGAGGCCATGGCGCGCATGCGCAATGCCCTGGACGAGATTGTGGTCGACGGGATCAAGACCAATATCCCGCTGCACCGTGACCTGGTGGTCGACAAGGGCTTCAATAAAGGCTGCGTGAATATCCACTACCTGGAAAAGAAACTGGGTATGGATAAGCACTAAGCCCACGACCTGCTGCGCGTCGGCGATACGGCGTTAAAAACAGCCTCGGCAAGCCGCTTGCGGCTAACGCGCTTCAGCGCGACCCGAAGGGCGAGTGCAACGAGTCATGCTCATTTACAGCAGTAAACTGCGCTTCCTCGGTTGTTTTTGCCTAGTCTCGCTCTAGCTCGCAAGGTCGTGACTAAATGCAACGACAAGGGCTGCCCACGGGCGGCCCTTGTCGTTTCCGCCCGGCACCTGCGCTGGCCGCATGCCCATGCGTTCAAGTAAGCTGCGCGCCCTATTGCACCTAGCGCCCCACGTTCACGAGGTTTCCCATGCCCTGGTTACAAGTCCGTCTCGCCATCACCCCGGATCAGGCGGAAACCTACGAAGACGCCCTGCTCGGTGTCGGTGCCGTCTCGGTGACCTTCATGGATGCCGAAGACCAGCCGATCTTCGAGCCAGACCTGGGCACCACCCCACTGTGGTCGCACACCCACCTGCTGGCGCTGTTCGAAGCCGATACCGACCCGGTCAACCTGATCGCCCACCTGGAGCTGCTGACTGGCGCCGCATTGCCCGAGCACCAGATCGAGCACATTGCCGACCAGGACTGGGAGCGCAGCTGGATGGACAACTTCCAGCCGATGCGCTTCGGCCAGCGCCTGTGGATCGTGCCGAGCTGGCACGCCGCACCGGAGCCGGAGGCAGTCAACCTGCTGCTCGACCCCGGCCTGGCCTTCGGTACCGGCACCCACCCGACCACCGCCCTGTGCCTGGAATGGCTGGACGGCCAGGATCTCAGCGGCTGCGACGTACTGGATTTCGGTTGCGGCTCCGGCATCCTCGCCATCGCCGCCCTGCTGCTCGGCGCGCCCCAGGCGGTCGGCACCGATATCGACATCCAGGCCCTGGAAGCCTCGCGCGACAACGCCTCGCGCAATGGCATCGACCCGGCCCGTTTCCCGGTCTACCTGCCCGCCGACCTGCCGCAGCAACCGGCCGATGTGGTGGTGGCCAATATTCTCGCCGGCCCGCTGGTGTCGCTGGCGCCGCAGATCAGCAGCCTGGTCAAGGCAGGCGGGCGCCTGGCGCTGTCCGGCATTCTTGCCGAGCAGGCCGACGAAGTGCGCGCCGCCTATCAGGACGCCTTCATCCTCGATCCAACCGCGATCAAGGATGGCTGGGTACGGATTAGCGGGGTCAAGCGCTAGTAGCGCCTGTACGAGCTTGAGTAAACTAGCGCCTCGCTTTGCACGGATCGCCGCATGACCGACAGTTTTGTCACTCAGTGCCCCCATTGCCGCACCAGTTTCCGCATCAACCGCGCCCAGTTGGGTGCGGCACATGGTGCGGTGCGGTGTGGCGCCTGCATGCACGTGTTCAATGCGGCCCAGCAACTGCTGGTCGACCAGACGCGCGCCAGCAAGCCCGTAGCACCGCAACCCAGTGCACCGGCACGCCCGCAAGCCGCAGCCCCGAGCCCAGCCGCTGCACCCAGCATGCCACCAGCGAGCAAGCCCGTTCCCGAGCGCGCTCCAGCGCCAGCGCCGACGGCCAGCCTGAATAAGCCGGCCACAGCGGACAAGCAGCCGGTCGACACCCTGTGGATCCACGACGACCTCGATCTCGACAGCCTCGACCTCGACGAGGAGCTGGCCAAGCTCGAAGAGCAGGAAATGCAGCTGTCCCAGGCCTTCGTCGCCCTCAAGCCGGCCGCTGGTAACAGCGCCGAGCTGCTCAAGGCGCCGAGCGAGACCCGCGACCCGCATGACGAAGACTGGGCCGAGTCCCTGCTGCGCGAGGACAAGCCCGCCAAGCCGCAGCCGGTATTTCGCCCGCCAGCCGCCGCCGAGCCACAGCCGTCAGTCGAGCCGACACCAGCGCCGGCCGTTCCAGAAGAGCGCCAGGAGCCCAGCCTGCATGCCCTGCGCGACGAACCAGACGACAGCGTTGATGCCGACGAAGAGCGCATCGAAGAAGTCGCCGACGCCGACTACGCTCCGCCCGCCAACCTGCCCGGCAAACCCGAGCGCAGTGAGCCGGCCCTGCGCGATGACAGCCTGCTGAGCCTGGAAGACGAACCCCTGCAACTCGACTGGCAGCAGGCCAGGAAGCCCTGGGGCCGCTGGATCGCCTGGGGCCTGCTGAACCTGCTGGCCGCCGGCGCCCTGACGACCCAGTACGTGACCTATCACTTCGAGGAACTGGCGCGCCAGGACCAGTACCGTCCCTGGTTCGAGCAGCTGTGCCCGGAACTCGGCTGCGTGCTGCCATCCAAGGTCGATATCGAGCAGATCAAGAGCAGCAACCTGGTGGTGCGCAGCCATCCGGAATTCCGCGATTCGCTGGTGGTCGACGCGATCATCTACAACCGCGCACCCTTCGCCCAGCCCTTCCCGCTGCTGGAACTGCGCTTCGCCGACCTCAACGGTCAGCTGCTGGCCAGTCGTCGCTTCAAGCCGGGTGAATACCTCGGCGGCGAGCTCGCCGGCCAGGCGGAAATGCCGCCGCAGACGCCGATCCACGTGTCCCTGGAAATCCTCGACCCAGGTGCCAAGGCGGTCAACTACAGCCTCAGCTTCCACTCCCCGGAATAAGCCTGCAGGCGCCGGATTTCCGGCACTTGCAGGGTGTCCAAGACCCAGCGGCGATAACCCGACAGCTGCTCATAATTTGTTCAAAACAGCCTTTATCCGGTCACCGAGAGCGGGTATCATGCCCTCCTTTTTCGCACTCCCATGAAGCCGTTTTCCAGTTCAGGCGGGCCTAGCCATTGCCTGAACGGCTTCAAAAACAACAGGGATGACCTCCATGTCGGTGGTACGCATCGGCCCTTACACACTGCCCAATCAGCTGATCCTCGCCCCCATGGCGGGCGTCACCGATCAGCCGTTCCGGCAGCTGTGCCGGCGCCTGGGCGCCGGGCTGGTGGTATCGGAAATGGTCAGCAGCGACGTGCGCCTGTGGAACACCCGCAAATCGAGCCTACGCATGATCCACAGCGGCGATCCCGAGCCACGCTCGGTACAGATCGCCGGTGGTGATCCCGAGATGCTCGCCGAGGCGGCCCGGCGCAACGTGAAAATGGGCGCGCAGATCATCGACATCAACATGGGCTGCCCGGCCAAGAAGGTCTGCAACAAGGCCGCCGGCTCGGCGCTGATGAAGGATGAAGAGCTGGTCAGCGCGATCCTCGACGCGGTGGTCAAGGCGGTCGACGTACCGGTGACCCTGAAGATCCGCACCGGCTGGGATCGCTCGAACAAGAACGGCTTGAACGTGGCGAAAATCGCCGAACAGGCCGGCATCAGCGCCCTGGCCGTGCATGGCCGAACCCGCGCCGACCTGTACACCGGCGAGGCCGAGTACGACACCATCGCCGCGATCAAGCAGGCGGTCACGATTCCGGTGTTCGCCAATGGCGACATCGATTCGCCGCACAAGGCCAAGGCCGTGCTCGCCGCCACTGGCGCCGACGCCCTGCTGATCGGTCGTGCGGCGCAGGGGCGGCCGTGGATCTTCCGCGAGATCGCCCATTACCTGGCGACCGGCAAGGAACTGGCGGCGCCAACGCTGTACGAAATAGAACGGATTCTGTTGGAACACCTGAGCGCCCTGCACGCCTTCTACGGCGATGTGATGGGCGTGCGCATCGCCCGCAAGCATGTCGGCTGGTACCTGGCCACCCTGCCCGGCGCCAGGGAGTTCCGCACCGACTTCAATCGTCTGGACAGTACGGACGCGCAGTACACCCACGTTCGGCAGTTTTTTGCCGAACGCCATAACAAGGACAACGAGGTGGCCGCATGACGAGGATGACCGAGCCTTTTTTTGATCAATCAGTTTTTGATGGGGCAGTACCCGTGAGCGACAACACCAACCTGAAGCAGCACCTGACCACGCCGAGCGAAGAGGGCCAGACCCTGCGCGGCAGTGTCGAAAAGGCGCTGCACAACTACTTTGCTCACCTGGAAGGCGCTGACGTTACCGACGTCTACAACCTGGTTCTCAACGAGGTCGAGGCGCCGCTGCTGGAAACCGTGATGAACTACGTCAAAGGCAACCAGACCAAGGCCTCCGAGCTGCTCGGCCTGAATCGCGGCACCCTGCGCAAGAAGCTCAAGCAGTACGACCTGCTGTAAACACCCGAATACATGGAAAAGGGCGGCCCGCAACATTAAACAGAGGGCCGCCCTTTTTTACTGATTTCCCAAGCTCTGATGGACTCTGCAATGACCGACCAGACCACCCGCCTCCCCGTTCGCCGCGCCCTGATCAGTGTTTCCGACAAGACCGGCATCCTCGAGTTCGCCCGCGAACTGGTTGCCCTGGGCGTGGAAATCCTCTCCACCGGCGGCACCTACAAGCTGCTCAAGGACAACGGTGTGGCTGCCGTGGAAGTCGCCGACTACACCGGCTTCCCGGAAATGATGGACGGTCGCGTGAAGACCCTGCACCCGAAAATCCACGGCGGCATCCTCGGCCGTCGCGCCCTCGACGGCGCGGTGATGGAGCAGCACGGCATCAAGCCGATCGACCTGGTCGCGGTCAACCTCTACCCTTCGCCGCCACCGTAGCCAAGCCTGGCTGTGACCTGGCCGACGCCATCGAGAACATCGACATCGGCGGCCCGACCATGGTCCGCAGCGCGGCGAAGAACCACAAAGACGTGGCCATCGTGGTCAA
Encoded here:
- the prmA gene encoding 50S ribosomal protein L11 methyltransferase; this translates as MPWLQVRLAITPDQAETYEDALLGVGAVSVTFMDAEDQPIFEPDLGTTPLWSHTHLLALFEADTDPVNLIAHLELLTGAALPEHQIEHIADQDWERSWMDNFQPMRFGQRLWIVPSWHAAPEPEAVNLLLDPGLAFGTGTHPTTALCLEWLDGQDLSGCDVLDFGCGSGILAIAALLLGAPQAVGTDIDIQALEASRDNASRNGIDPARFPVYLPADLPQQPADVVVANILAGPLVSLAPQISSLVKAGGRLALSGILAEQADEVRAAYQDAFILDPTAIKDGWVRISGVKR
- the dusB gene encoding tRNA dihydrouridine synthase DusB codes for the protein MSVVRIGPYTLPNQLILAPMAGVTDQPFRQLCRRLGAGLVVSEMVSSDVRLWNTRKSSLRMIHSGDPEPRSVQIAGGDPEMLAEAARRNVKMGAQIIDINMGCPAKKVCNKAAGSALMKDEELVSAILDAVVKAVDVPVTLKIRTGWDRSNKNGLNVAKIAEQAGISALAVHGRTRADLYTGEAEYDTIAAIKQAVTIPVFANGDIDSPHKAKAVLAATGADALLIGRAAQGRPWIFREIAHYLATGKELAAPTLYEIERILLEHLSALHAFYGDVMGVRIARKHVGWYLATLPGAREFRTDFNRLDSTDAQYTHVRQFFAERHNKDNEVAA
- a CDS encoding DUF3426 domain-containing protein, encoding MTDSFVTQCPHCRTSFRINRAQLGAAHGAVRCGACMHVFNAAQQLLVDQTRASKPVAPQPSAPARPQAAAPSPAAAPSMPPASKPVPERAPAPAPTASLNKPATADKQPVDTLWIHDDLDLDSLDLDEELAKLEEQEMQLSQAFVALKPAAGNSAELLKAPSETRDPHDEDWAESLLREDKPAKPQPVFRPPAAAEPQPSVEPTPAPAVPEERQEPSLHALRDEPDDSVDADEERIEEVADADYAPPANLPGKPERSEPALRDDSLLSLEDEPLQLDWQQARKPWGRWIAWGLLNLLAAGALTTQYVTYHFEELARQDQYRPWFEQLCPELGCVLPSKVDIEQIKSSNLVVRSHPEFRDSLVVDAIIYNRAPFAQPFPLLELRFADLNGQLLASRRFKPGEYLGGELAGQAEMPPQTPIHVSLEILDPGAKAVNYSLSFHSPE
- the fis gene encoding DNA-binding transcriptional regulator Fis, coding for MTRMTEPFFDQSVFDGAVPVSDNTNLKQHLTTPSEEGQTLRGSVEKALHNYFAHLEGADVTDVYNLVLNEVEAPLLETVMNYVKGNQTKASELLGLNRGTLRKKLKQYDLL
- the accC gene encoding acetyl-CoA carboxylase biotin carboxylase subunit produces the protein MQKLEKVLIANRGEIALRILRACKELGIKTVAVHSTADRELMHLGLADESVCIGPASGALSYLNIPAIISAAEVTGATAIHPGYGFLAENADFAEQVENSGFAFIGPKADTIRLMGDKVCAKAAMIKSGVPVVPGSDGPLPEDEETALRIAREVGYPVIIKAAGGGGGRGMRVVHKEEDLIKSAKLTRTEAGAAFGNPMVYLEKFLGNPRHVEVQVLSDGQGNAVHLGDRDCSLQRRHQKVLEEAPAPGIDEKARTEVLKRCVDACIEIGYRGAGTFEFLYEDGRFYFIEMNTRVQVEHPVTEMVTGIDIVKEMLSIAAGNKLSIKQSDVVIRGHALECRINAEDPDNFMPCPGKVKHYHAPGGNGVRVDSHLYSGYAVPPNYDSLIGKLITYGKDRAEAMARMRNALDEIVVDGIKTNIPLHRDLVVDKGFNKGCVNIHYLEKKLGMDKH